The DNA segment TGTCCTTCGGTGTGGCACAAaagcgccacacacacacatcaaaccGGCACACTCCACAGCATACCACGTTGTGCACACGTACACATGTGGGTATAGTGCGGCGCTCACGCTCACCCCCATCGCACGTCCGTTTTCCTTGACCGAAGGTCGTCTGCGGAGCCCACGGTTGCTGCAGCGGACGCGAATGCAACTCAGGCGGCGGTGCACCGGAGAGGAGGAAGGAACTGCCagcaaaatgttaaaatatgtAACAACCGAGGCGCGCATTGTCGGAGCACCATCGAGCACAAGAGGCGTGCGCTTCTTCTCTTCGGGCGGCTGGCTGCGGTTCTCCAGCCATGTGTCGGCCACAAATCGCACAACGCACCAACACGAATGAATGGAACGCCATTAGCGgattagtaaaaaaaaacacacacacatcggtgCCGGGGTGTAGCAGCATCGAGTTGGGTTGCTTTTCGCCTGCGCCACAGCATAGaaacggcagcaacagcagcagcgcataACTCCGACACGCTCCGATGGATACCGGAAGGCGAGCGGCAACATCAAGTTGCGCCGGTTCGGAAGTAAGCCCTACAATGCACCCGCTTCTGCCTTCTGCATTGTTTGCAGTGGCAGGCAGGCGAACGCCCCTCCTCTTTCCGAAACCAAAGGAAGTTTCTGAAACCAATCTTGTTGTCTCTCTCTTCACACCTTCTGTTCAACCGTTCCTTTTCTTCTCATCACACCTTTCTGATACACACAAGAATCCTTGAAGTTACGCCATTATGGTACATTTTCTTTCTATCTATTTCTATTCCGATACCAAAACAATTGCTTCTCTCATTTAAAATTTAAGTACAAATTTATGTTCGTGGCCATCCCGCGGGGAAACCAACCGTAGCAGCTCATTGCAATCAATTTATGATGCCCACGATGCTCTAGAATGACCTTTACAGCGCACTTCCCTGTCACACTTGCAAATATCCTTCAGCAGGAAGGACAAACAAGGAAGGAGTATGCAAACGAACTGTCCGCCGCAAACATTGTCGGCAAGTGaagcaagtgtgtgtgtacatttgtGTTGGTCAAACACAACGCCCCAAACGACATGCCGAAaactgaaagaaaaaaaccccccgaACCCGTGCATATCAATATGCTAAACAAGAAACGACCATTCGGCTGCACCTTTAGTGCTTCATGTAACACACATCCACGGCGGTAGTAACAGCAAATTTCGCCTCCACTTACTTGCAGCATCGTGTTCGTGtccgcagtttttttttttgctgtgtgctcCTGCCTGCTGCTACCGTTTTACTTTCTCAagttaaattgttttattcataGCTTCCCGTCCCGTGCTTTGGAAGGTTTCCTCCACCCGGACGACAGACGGCAGCACCCGCGCCGAGACTTCCTTTCTCGATTGTCTGCAGTGGCGGCGAGGTGGTTCTTCCTCGCTCTGTCCGTGTTACAAAACACCGGCGGTACGTGCTCCGGGGGCAAgtataaattgatttttatccAAAAAAGTTAAGCtgcttaattttttattttccttcaaacAATTTCCAACATTCATGCACACAAGATGCACATTTTAAACGGTTCATCGAGTACTTTCCCTTGCTCCAGGGTGTCAATCAATCCTGCGGATTGAATGTCGTTTAATGTAATTACATTTCAACCATGTCCACCGTGAATAATGGATATCAACACCTTCAACGCGTttacacatgctcaaattacGCCACGGTGAGCCCTCGGCACAAGATAAGATATTGAGTGCGATCCCACACAATCGATCTACCTGTCCTTATTCCTTTACCCAACCCAGTGTACATGGCTGCCGACAGGTACATACCAAACACACATTCCGCCCTTCTCATACCTTTTTTATTTGGTGGCTCTGCGTTTAGGACGAAAGAACAAATTTAtgacacaacaaaaataaaccctCGAGTCGAAGGAACATGAAAAATCGACTCCGAAGGGACAGACCTGACGTCATGTATGGTCCCCGGGTTCGAAGGTCCCCTCGCACCCACGTCGCTTGTTGTTTATCGGTGGCGACAGTGACGACGGAAAACAATCTTTACGTTGCTTCGTAGTTTATAAATCGCCTCCGGTATCGATTGAATGTCCTGCAAGCGTGAGTTCAATAAAATGCTTTCCCTATCTTCCGCTCGTAAACGTTTCTAAACCCCCTAAAGCTCCTATTCCCAAAGGACACATCGATGGTTAAGCCTCACCACcactcctccctccccccagcTGGGCACGGTTGCCAAGGTGTCCAGGTGTTTGGTTGTGGAACGCTTTAGAAGCACGTGAACGACCCTAACAAGAATGCAACTTCCGGCCGAGGCCAAGCGGCAAAGCGTTTTGAACATTCCTCCATATTTGAGCTCCATATTCCTTCAGCGAGCCCCGTtcaaccccccctccccaaaaGAACGCCATCGGTTAatcgtttgaaatgttttgccTTATTTTTCTGGAGCTTCTGCCTATTTTTAGCTTCCAAAAGATTACATaataattgtgtgtgtgtgtgtgtgcggtggaaGCACACATTCGCGCAACAGACACATTATTGTCTGCACATTTCGACCGCTTCCGGTGTGCAAAATCCCATTACCGGCTTGGCTTGGCCCGTCCAGCCCGGTGCGGGGGCCATCGAACTCGAAACTCGAGCCCAccaaacaacaccaccacctgcTGCGAAGTTGCATCGCTCGGTTTCGGAATCAAGCTCATTGATCCATTTCTGTTCGCACCTTCGCAGAAAGAGAATGCGCATTCTCTTGTGACGATATTATGTGCATAAAAGGGGAGCAACGAAACTTAAAAAAAGGATACGCACTTTTCAAGTGTGCAACGACAGAAACCCGTTCGTCcgttcaccaccaccaccagctggtTTTACACGATGTTCGTTAGCGTCCGTGTACGTTGGCTTCGTCCTTTCTACATCCACACCGAGCTCTTCGATTGGTTGCGTCAGATGTCGCCATACGAACGAACGGCAAATGCACAACTAACACCACTAACGACCATCTAGTGTGTCCAGATGGTGGTGACGGTCGCTTACTTCGCTTCCACTGCCGACCAGGCCGAGGTGGACAAACAAATTCGGTGCTCAAATTGTGTCTCAAGGTTAACCGGAGCCCGGGTTTATCGCGTTTGGCTATGTCGGTGCTGCCGAAAGGATCGATAAATATCCCATACCGTGGACAGCCGGTGACAACGAATGGGTGAAAGAAATACGGCGTTTAATGGGCCCAACTTTTCGATCGAAGGTGTTTATCGATTTGGCAAGAAAGCACGCCGAGCGCAGAAGAAGCAggacctcacacacacacacacacacctaatAACCGGTCCGTTGGAAAACCGGAGCAGACGATAGATAACACGATTTGTTCCAGGCTGTTCTGAAAGGCTCGGGGCCCGGAAACACGTGATGCGGCCGGCTTTTCGGCCATTCCTACCTGGTGACTGCGTTTTGTTGTCAAGAATTTGGTTAATTTCTTCCGTAGAGTCCGCCATGTTGATGCAGGAGTGGGGAGGAGAGCCGTGGGGATGTAGCTGAATCGTTTGTCTTGATTCGGTCTCGACTCGACAGATGCCTTCTCGAACACAAAGCAATTTGCCACTGGGGAGATGACGGGTGGCCGCACGACGAGCTGAAGGTCGGGttctttttctcactctctctctttctcgcttctTCTCCGTCGCCCGGAGCTGTCTTGATACGATTTctttcgttgctgctgctgctagctgATCTGCGGTGTCGGTTCTTTTGCCGTATGCGCGCTTCTTGTATATTAGAAGTCGGCCTAGGAAGCGCTCGGATGGATGCTGGAACTTTCTTCTCTAATTCGGTTCAACGGAATACGAGAGTTGCACTTTCCTGCACTGCCAACACGGCaaacgcgcacgcacacacatacacaaattacaaacacacactcatacacacacacacgggcacgcacgtacgcacacCGACTTGGCCACAAACACTTTTTGCTTGCTTCAAGGGGGGAAAAGAgtaagagagaaagatagagtgTGAGAAAcagtaagagagagagcgatgtAGCAAGAGAGTGCAGAATCGAACGATTCACACTTGGGTCGATTACTTTCGTGTATAAAATACTTTCGCGGCTAAAGAATTCAACCCTTATGGAGCCTTtttctgcctttttttttacttcttatttTTTCCCTACAAAAACTCAGACAGGGGAGGGGGATACACGGCACGCACACCCTCTATCCCGGGATCGATCGGCTCAGCTGCTGTGTGCGAGTATTTCTTTGCCTCCCGTCGAACGCACTCACTCCGGTCGGGTTACACACCACCACTGTACTACACACACCTGCCCGGAAAGAGCGGCGGCCACGGAATATACGCAATCCGCACCACACACTCTGCTAGGCTCGCGCGCGCGGGTGgacgcgacacacacacaagcacacacgcacacacacagacgcacactaTCAAAACCAAACCTGACGACGACGAGAGCGAGCAGGCGAAGCAGGTCGTTTCGCTTTTCTCGGAACAAGCGCAATGGGATGCGTATATATCTGACAGCGATAATTACAGCAATGACGACAACGGGAAAGGCTGcgactgctgctactgctgctgttgctgctaagGTGCCCGTCGTCAAACCGTCTAAGGGAGGAGTTTCTTTTTGCAATTCTTCGGCCAAATTCGCTTCGCGTTTGCACACAGAGCCGTGACCTTTCCGAGCGGTTTGCGGGTCGCAAAATGTGTGCAATAATCACCCCAACcgtacgcacacatacacacacacaggcacttTGCAAATTGGAGGTTTTGGTAAAGATAAAAAGGCGGGGGAGAAAACTAACAACTTTCTTTTGCAGAGACTACACACATGCACGAATGGCTGGtgtgacttttgcgttgaggaagattcttttcttttacacGTACTCTGGCTTCTGGTCTgaacttttttctctctctcttctttcttcttgcaCAAGTCCGGACACGCACAGCAGCCACACGACCGCACAGCCACACGTTGTTTTTGGTAGTGAACGGCCTCGCTTATCCGTGCCCATTCCGACAGACACCGCCGGATATTCGAAGGGCAACGGATTGCCCATTTGACGCTTACAGTGCGTTTATAGTGCGACGTTCAATGCTGGTTGGTAAGGGCGTACGCGCAGCGCATTCACACTGAAAATTAGAAACAATcatattttataatatttagCGCAACTACGGACAATATGAGTAGTTGGGCATAAGAACAAGAAGTAACAATAGTAGTAATGTGTTAGTTTACCATTGATCAGAGTTTGTCCATTATTTGCTCTTCTATAGAAGGTTATGCAAGTGATATTCACACTCTCCTGGAGCTATTTAAATGCACTTTAAAAAATCCTATGCACAACTCTTAAATCATAACACGTTCTACCATTTTTAAAGAACGGTTTTTCGCTATTATTCCTCCACCGCCGCACTATTCCGTTCCATTGCACGGCTATTGTCAAAATACTGTTCCTGGCAGTACCTCTCATTCTACGAATTGCGGTTGTAAACAACTTGCCGACTGCCGTGGTGTTCGATTCATTCAAAACCCCCTACCCACCACCCTCCCGGCACACTGTGTTATTCAACAAGCACGTTGCGCAAACCAACACTCCCCACAGAAACCCGTTCCGTGGAGGGGATAAAAGCGtattggagaaaaaaaaacccgtttcGTGTGCCGCAtccacacagcacagcattGAACCTGACGGTggtgaaaatgtttgatttccaTTCGTAAAGTTCACTTGCGCGAGAAAGCACGCTGACGTGTTGCGGTCCTGTCATCTGGTAGCGGCGTTTTCCTCTTTTATTTTACCCTACCAGTTATCGTGTGCTTTGTGTAACCCTTTGCTTATCGGTGCATTTATCGAATCGCAGTTGGCGAGATTCGACagtttttgataaaaacaCATAACTTAACGGTGTGTTAAATTACACTACGCGCGAAAGCTCGCTTCAAAATGACGTCAGCAGGAGAAGTTTTCATCGTGTCGGCCGCCAGAACCCCGATCGGTAGGTAATGGAATGTTTCAAACGCCGTGTACCTGCATTGCTACGGTGCTACaaagtaataaaacaaaacattcggTACACTTTCTTTCCACGTGTGCGCCAACGGGCACattgggttggtttttttgtgggtCAGGCACAAACATGCCGTTACGTGATGCCCAACGGTATGATCGGTTCGTGTCGTGTTGCATACGCATCCTCTTGCATCAGCAACGATAACACGGGCAGGGATTGGTTTACCTTTGACAAATCCCGAGATGACACGATACGCTCGGTTTCTCTCTTTATGTAACAGACCCCGCGGGAGGTGGGATGTAAATTTGTTATCACCGACTGAATAGAGAGGATCAATAGCGTTTCCTTTGTGGGTGGAATAAATCACCGCCGGAATTTGAATGCGAATAgaaacattttaatgtttatgtaACAAGCAAAAGGTTTCTAAGACGTAGTACAGCTACGACTTATTGTAATACAAATCGAGAGGcaaaaaacgcatcaaaccgCTAATGATCTCGCATTTGCTTatttaaaacctttttttctacatGAAACCTTACTAACGACGCGTAAAACCCGGTTTGCTAATGAGCATTAATTGATTTGCAGGTAATTTCATGGGCACACTCGCGTCGCTTAGTGCCGCCGATCTTGGTGCGGTGGCCGTGAAAGAAGTGCTACAGCGAGCCAGCGTCGATCCGGCCGATGTGAGCGAGGTCATTCTCGGCCAAGCCCTAACGGCCGGCCAGGGACAGAACCCGGCCCGCCAGGCTTCCATTAAAGCGGGCGTACCGAAGGAAGTCCCAGCGTACAACATCAACATGCTGTGCGGTTCCGGTCTGAAAACGGTTGCCCTCGGCTATCAGGCGATCCGGGCCGGTGATGctaccgtcgtcgtcgctggCGGACAAGAGTCCATGTCCAAGGCACCGCATGTGATGCATATGCGCAGTGGCACCAAAATGGGCGAGGCCAAGATGGTCGATTCGATGCTGAACGACGGCCTGACAGATGCGTTCTACGATCTGCACATGGGCATTACGGCGGAAAATCTAGCCAAAGAGTTCGACATTGGCCGAGAGGCGCAGGATGCATTCGCCGCCAAGAGCCAACAGCTGGCTGAAGAATCTCAACAGAAAGGATACTTTACCGAGGAGATCGTACCGGTGGAGGTGGCGGGCCGCAAGGAAACGATCAAGTTTGCGGTGGACGAGTACCCTAAGCATGGTACCACGGCGGAAGGGCTGGCCAAGCTGCGGCCGTGCTTCATTAAGGACGGTACCGTTACGCCCGGTAACGCGTCCGGTATTAACGATTCTGCCGCCGCCGTGCTGCTGATGTCCGGCGAGGAGGTTCAAAAGCGAAACGCCAAACCGATGGCAAAGATCGTTGCCTACGCGCAAACGGGAATATGTCCGAAAACGATGGGCGCCGGACCGATCTCGGCCGTACAGGCTGTGGTAAGTGTGGATTTTGCTGTACATTTTGAAGCCTCCTTTCACGCAATAATGTCCTTTGATTGCAGCTTCAAAAAGCCGGCTGGAAGCTGGAGGAGGTCGATCTGTTTGAGCTGAACGAGGCATTCGCAGCCCAGGCACTGGCCGTCAACAAGGGTCTTGGTGTGGACCCGGCCAAGGTTAACGTTGGTGGAGGAGCCATCGCTCTCGGACATCCCATTGGAGCTTCGGGTAGGCCTCCGTGACAATTCCAAACTTCCACCACTAGCACTTCCTCGTCTAATGTCTTTGTGTCTTGTTTTGCAGGCTGCCGAGTACTGGTTACGCTGCTCTACGCACTCAAGCGAACAGGCGGCAAGAAGGGTGTTGCATCCTTGTGCGTTGGCGGCGGTATGGGTGTCGCCATGGCGGTGGAAATGGTGTGAAGACGCTTTTATGGAACAGTTTTGTACTTACGCTTACCGAATGATATGTATTTTTCGTACtcaattgtattttttcttctttctatgAAGAGTATTCAGAGTAAGGCAACTGCCGTACCCAACAGCATCATAAATCGCA comes from the Anopheles coluzzii chromosome 2, AcolN3, whole genome shotgun sequence genome and includes:
- the LOC120949583 gene encoding acetyl-CoA acetyltransferase, cytosolic — encoded protein: MTSAGEVFIVSAARTPIGNFMGTLASLSAADLGAVAVKEVLQRASVDPADVSEVILGQALTAGQGQNPARQASIKAGVPKEVPAYNINMLCGSGLKTVALGYQAIRAGDATVVVAGGQESMSKAPHVMHMRSGTKMGEAKMVDSMLNDGLTDAFYDLHMGITAENLAKEFDIGREAQDAFAAKSQQLAEESQQKGYFTEEIVPVEVAGRKETIKFAVDEYPKHGTTAEGLAKLRPCFIKDGTVTPGNASGINDSAAAVLLMSGEEVQKRNAKPMAKIVAYAQTGICPKTMGAGPISAVQAVLQKAGWKLEEVDLFELNEAFAAQALAVNKGLGVDPAKVNVGGGAIALGHPIGASGCRVLVTLLYALKRTGGKKGVASLCVGGGMGVAMAVEMV